ATTACGGAACCTTTTCAGGCGAACGCCAAATCACATTCAGGACCACCGTACCCTGTGCGAGACTCTTGATAACCTTGGGATTAAAGTTTACCAGGGATTTAATCTCCAATGAGCTGGGATACTGGGCTGCGACCCTTTCAGCTTGCAGCGCTTTCAGGTTCCAAACCACTTCTCTGGCTGGGTATACCAACCCAGCCTTGCCTCGCCTAAAAGAAGTCTCTCCAATTTAATTGTCCCATCATCCGCGCAAACCTATCGTGGAATTACGTACATCTTCTATTACGGATTCCCACGCCAGCCGGATTGGATGGCTTTTGCTATGAATGCTATTAACCTgacttttcgatagcaaagtaaaAAGTTTTCTCCAATAagcgttgaacagcaaaattggctaacaaatccaagttgacgtcgataagtgTTAAGGGGCTAGCCCCTGAGGGCTGGAGCCGGTGGCGCACCGGCTCAGCCACGTGAATCAGGATGAGCCACGCGCACGTGATAGCCGCAGTGTATACAGCGAGAGCGCACTCCTCACGGCGCAAGGCGCATTCTAGGCAGTTCTTACCCTTGCAGAACCTCAATTTTATCAATCTTGCACCCAGAATACGTTGCTAGGGAAAGGCTCCCACAACAAGTCTACGGATCCCCCAATTTCGCTTGTTGGAAACATTTAATACCACTTTGTTTGTCCCAACCGTCCTCGTTCCTTTTGTCCCCATAACCGTAACTACCCCTCCCccattttgttgtttttgccttttttaaTGTCGCGATGCTGTCAATTAGTTAGAATTTTGTGCATGGTTTGTATTTTTTGCCCCTCCGTTTCCATTCCGCTCGTAACATCAAATTTGGCATGTGTGACGGCGGTGGTGGGTTCCTGCCAAAGAAACCTGCACCTCCACAGAACTGCTACACGGTTTGGTGGTTCACCATTATAGCCATACATATAACCAAGCTATTCTGAGTGGGATCAGCGTGGTGCCGCGATCCACAGCTAAATGTATTACGATGCGACATTGGAACCCGCGCTTTGCCGCCCCATTGATAGCGTAACACCACAACAGAGGGCCTCCTCCATGGAATAGAGTTTATATTGAAACTTCCTGTCATTCTGATAGAAATCGTTGAGGCCTGGCAGCACTGATCAGTGAAGTTAGTGAGAGAAGGCCCCTCTGAATCCTTTCTCGCTGGCGCTGTTACGACCTAGAAGCAGCGCGGCTATTGACTCCTGCAGGATAGCTAACCCACTCCTGGATTTTCTTGGTGAAGCAACTGAATATTTGTAGATGAAAGGGGGTGTAGAATTTGTTATCGCACAACTAAGCACCTGGCACCACCATTCTTTGGGTGAGTGGATCTGAATCAGTCATAAAATTCACAAATATGAGCCCCGTGGCCTACGATTTCGTCGAAAACGACAATTTTTAAACTTCTCTGCGGATGGGCTCACAACACATAGCGTCCAAAAATCTACATTCCAGCCTGTTCGTCACACCCAAACGCCTATGTTAAAACTGCTTATAGCTTATTGCCCAAATTGGTTTCTATCCCCAGATGTTCCTTCCAAGAACTCCCCAGCAAGTCAAAGCTAGCAAGGGCTCCTGAAATCAGTATCAAGTTGTAATGCGGCGTCTGCCAACCTGACACAAACCCCTCCTGCATCCCTCGCAAAGCTGTTGTTTGTGGGGAGGGCCCCTTTTTTCTCGGCGAGGAGGTGGCTCCACTGGCACGCCCGCCCACTTCTTGAGCCAGTATGGTACCCTTTCTATATGGGAGCCTCGGTCGAGAGTTAGCCAGCCGAGCCAACCACACAGCTCACACTCCTGGCTGTAGACTATGGCGTTGTAGCGACCGCCGCGGAACTGCCGAATCCATATGCCCATTGTCCTACTGAACCAGCCCCCGCTAGCGCATTGCCGGTTGCGGCACGTAAAACGTCCCATAACGTTTGTCACCCACTGATTCCTGAGCCGAGCTCGCTCTTCTAGGCTGTTTTCCCACACAATGGTCACATTTTCAGGCATGGCCTGGAGAATGTCTTAATGAAGCTTCGGATATATGCGCGATGATGGAGCCATCTTTTGCGCATTTTTTGTCCTCGTCATTATGCGGCCGGGCTTGGTTTGGAATTGTTGATCTGGTAATTTATAATTGTGCAGTAGACAGCCACTTTTTCAATACATCGACGGCTTATTGGTAAATGCATCGCTCTTAAATGCAACGAGGCTATGGTCTAGGTTTAGAATATAGGCTGATGTTGCCCGGACATTATATTGAAAGGATGATGCTGGCAACAATTGTTGCTTTCACTACGAAGCATGTGGTCATCACGAGCCGAGAGTTATCAAGTGCAAGCGGTAAATTGTGCTTGTGAAAGAGTCTCGATTTTGCGATTTTTGACCCTCAGAATTGGTATCACACCTGAGAAATTCATGAAAAGTGCAGGCGACTTGATCTTTCGTCTAATGATTAACACTAAAGTTATAGACTTGCAGTTTCGTTGGGGGTCCGAAAATTTCGTCCTGCAGGTTGATTGTTGGTGAGCCATGAACATAATTTGAGATGCAAAATGAAGTACGAAAACACAGCATTAACATAGTAATATAGTACAATGGTATAACTAATGGCTCAAAACAATGTATAATTAGCTTTAAACTTAAAAGAAAAGGCTTGGAACTAGGTCCAACAAGATTCGCAGGGACAGAACCAATGTTCGCACGGCTGCAGTTGGAGAAGCAAAAGCTTTGGTTATTAAAATCGTCTAGAAATTGGCGCGGCATTCAGAATCATGAGTCCCCCTTGCACGTGTAAACTGGTCAACATTTGTGTACCCAAATTTAAAACCTTAGAAAGGTTGTTGGCTTTTGTTCCCTGGAAGATAAAACAAGGTTGAAAGACAAACAGTACGCCCTGGAATTCATAACTATATATATGCGACCCCATGTGCTACTCGTGGTATCATCGATAGTCGACAGCCATACATCTTTGAAGTCTTTACACCTCCCGCCTTTCCCCAAGCTAGGAACATGGTCGGACGGGGGAACGACAAGTATTGAAGACAAGGTACCTTGTTACTTCGGCGAGGCGAAGACTCTCGTCCGGTTCCTTTTGCAGGTCGGCCCATCGTCACTGCCGGGTGATTCTGGTGTGCGCGGCCGCTTTTTGCAACTCCGAACGCTGGTCAACGTTGGTGACGATGTTATCCCCAAATAGGCGCTTTTTCGTCGTGGTAACACTGCTGACGCAAACATTGTCCTTGACGGTGAGTCCTTATCGTCGCCTGCAACAGTGTCCTGCCCATACTCCAGTTGAAtgctctgctgctgccgttTTGGATTGCTgcagccgctgccgctagggGACAGGATGTCCGCTGGCTTAAGTGCAGTGCTATATTCCTTTGCTTCCAGTTCCTGGCTTTGTCCCCGCTTGAGTTGCCACTCCTTTCCCTGCTCCGTGCTCGATTGCTTCCGTATGCTCTTGGAAGAGCCAGCAGCCGCAGACTCAACCGTCACGTCCTCATCGTCGCCGGCTGGTGTCAATAAACTCGGTGGCACGATCTTTTCGAGCGGTTTGCGGTTGCAGTATCCCGGCGGCGATGTTAATAAAGCATGTGCAGGCCGGGTCGTTGGCTTTGGCGGCCACGCCGGCAGCCGGGGCTCTTCGGGTCGCTGCAGCACCTTCTGGTCTGGGCCAGCGTCAGGTCCGCTGTCTGGCGATAGCGGCTTTGCCTCGGGATCCAAGTTGCTCAAGGTCGGGGAATATTTGCGGTCGTCGGGTATATGCGCGTCGGCATAACAAATAATAGACTCGAAGGATAAGTTCCCAACCATTTTTCCGAAAGCCGAATATATTGGGTCCTCATCTTGGCCAAGTCGAATTGGCCGCCAGCCATAGAAGTTTTGTATGACTCGAGTCCAGGCTGTTCGTAGCTCGCGCAGGCGCTCCTCGCGTCGCTTCGACAGTCTATGATGGAAGTCTTCGAGATTTCTCGCCTGGAGGACGATTGAGGATACGTCGTGATGGAACGCTTCGGGGGATTGGATGTCGCAAGAGACCTTGTTGTATTGTTCGCTTAAAGTCGTGAAAAGCGATTCAGGATCGAGTCCGACTCTCCACGAGTCCCAGCGCCATTGAGGTGCATTGTCGAGATCGGGTTGAGTTGGGCGCTGACCGTCCATTATGGTATTAAGGTCAAATACGGTGTTGTAATAGAAGGATGGAAATCTGCCCAAAGAATATCAAGGATGAGGGCGCGTGGTCTGTAGTGGTCCAGGAATTGAAGAAAGGTGGGTCGCCCAAAATGGGGTTGCAGCCTGGTAAAGCGGGGAGAGTATCCACATCCGATCACTCATTAGAGATCTACCTCACGGCACTAACAAGAATCACGGCGCTTACAAGAATATAGGCGGAGTGGGAGCGATGCCGTGCCTATATATGGATGCCCCAGCGTCCTGTTCCTCCGTCCGATCCAAAGACGCGGGAAATTGTAATTTTTGCATTTCCTCGCCACCACGATGTCTCAGGCTTTCTCCACACAGTTGACCAACCCCTTCTCCTCCAGCAACTCGAGGTACCAGGAGACCTCAACTATCGCAACAGTAAACCGATCCGAAGCTACCAATGGCCAAATCGCCAGCGAAAATCAAGGCAAGGGCTGCGCGAACCCGCCCACTGCTCACCCTGGAGGCACCGAAGATGTCATGGGCGAGATTGTCCCCGAGCGCTTGCGGTGGCTGCAACTGAGCAAGGAAGACAACCGGACCCGGCTGGTCTTTCATCCATCAGACCCAGATGCATTTCATCTGGAGCACGTCGGTTTAGGTATCAATGATCAGAGCTATACCGACTCCTGCAGCCAATGGTTGGAGTTTGTGTGCGgggacggggaagaaagcgTCGAAATATCAAAAGTTATGGCTGTTGCGCAATCCATATTCCATGTCGCGTGCAAAGTGTCGATACACTGCAAAGGCTCGACGCAGGTGAACTTCGAGATATATTACGATCCCGAGACTGACCAGGTCACACTGATAAATGGCCAATCTTCACCCACGCTCGTTCTCAAAAAGGAATCGGGACCCGACAATATTATTGTCTACAAAGGGACGAGCGCGGAGCTGGAACCTGGCGCCTGGAACCTCACCGCGCCCGATGTCAGCCGCacaaccacacttttggttCTCCCACGGCGTTTTCTCCCTGCTAGGGATAATGCTGAAGAATTCGAGCCGGAGAGCAGGAAACGATCCGCGTCAGCTACCCTGCCAGCGAAACGTGCGAAGGCCAGCAGCACGGTAGCATTGGTGCCAAAGCATACCGTTCCGGTTGCCGACTTTGAGATGCGGCAGCTGGAACACCCTCTCGTGTCCCTTAGACCTGGGCAAACCCTGAAACTCGTAGGATCGCACCCTCAAGAGGAATATTCCATCACATATGCCCAAAAACTGGCGGAAAACAAGTCATCGTTAGTCAGAAAAGTTCAGCTTTCCTTTCCGGGTCATGGAAACGTTGACATGGTTGCAAAAACGGTACGCAAAGGGATGCGtgacgctaaagctgctgCCAGGGTCTGGCAGAGCGAAACCAGGATACATAGCAAGCTGATGGCTACTACGGCTGGCGCCCGTTTCATTGTACAGCTGCTTGGAACAGACGCACGCATCCACACAATATACATGGAGGACGTTGAAGGACCGTCACTGGCACACCCTACCTGGCGACAAAGGCCCGAAAACCTGTTTACAGGCTCACGGGGCGTCGCAGGCCGCATTATGCGTGATATAGCCCTAGCTCTGGATTACGTCCACTCTAAAGGCATTACCCATTACGACGTTAAGCCGGGCAACATTCTCTACAACGATACCCGCGGCGCTGTCCTCATCGACTTTGGTCTCAGCAGCGATAGCCCAGATACGGCGACCAATGTTTACGCGGCGGGCACGCCCTGGT
The Pyricularia oryzae 70-15 chromosome 1, whole genome shotgun sequence DNA segment above includes these coding regions:
- a CDS encoding CAMK protein kinase, whose product is MSQAFSTQLTNPFSSSNSRYQETSTIATVNRSEATNGQIASENQGKGCANPPTAHPGGTEDVMGEIVPERLRWLQLSKEDNRTRLVFHPSDPDAFHLEHVGLGINDQSYTDSCSQWLEFVCGDGEESVEISKVMAVAQSIFHVACKVSIHCKGSTQVNFEIYYDPETDQVTLINGQSSPTLVLKKESGPDNIIVYKGTSAELEPGAWNLTAPDVSRTTTLLVLPRRFLPARDNAEEFEPESRKRSASATLPAKRAKASSTVALVPKHTVPVADFEMRQLEHPLVSLRPGQTLKLVGSHPQEEYSITYAQKLAENKSSLVRKVQLSFPGHGNVDMVAKTVRKGMRDAKAAARVWQSETRIHSKLMATTAGARFIVQLLGTDARIHTIYMEDVEGPSLAHPTWRQRPENLFTGSRGVAGRIMRDIALALDYVHSKGITHYDVKPGNILYNDTRGAVLIDFGLSSDSPDTATNVYAAGTPWYIPPEFLAASNPGRGFPGDVWALGVVQLFLFKLLPLPETTAEWIISHVVGPKGPNRDRARETMVQWLKRVKNARGLLALEGPGSDPDTLLHAAGGRKGKAHRDGQCDAVRGDGDGRDHDGMDKLVHEMTESDCRKRITMRDIIGGLRPAARYVSDVALHDPPTTPS